A segment of the Desulfobacteraceae bacterium genome:
TACCTGACGGGTCGCAACCGGGACGACACCGGCCGCCAAAACATCGGGGGCCAGCTAGTGTGGGACAAGTTTTTGGGATCCAACCTGGAACTGGAGTACGTCTACCGGAAGGTGGACATCACCAACGAGAGCAGCGGCAATTCCATCGCCGAGCTGACCAACGCCGAACGGAACCGCCTGGACCGCAACGGCGCCGTGCACCGGGCATCGATCGGCTACCTCTTCGAGTTCGGCGACCATCACAAGTTGAGACCTCAAATCGGTATGAACTATGACGACCGGGACGGCGAGGCCATGGCGAACACCGGCTACAACCTGCAGCTGACCTATATCTATGCCCTGGATCCGGTCAGCCTGGTGCTCAACGGCTACTTCGGTCAGGCCGACTACGACAAGCGCAACCCGGTCTTCGGCAAATCCCGCGATGACGACCTCTACGGCGCCTCTGCCGCGGTCTATTACACCAACCCCTGGGGCTGGTCACTTCTTGGCAGCCAACCGGCGCGTTTCTTCGTGACCGGCGCCTACGGGGCGGCCGACTCCAACATCGATTTCTACAACCAGCAGATCGCACTCGGCTTGGTCGGTATGGCATTCCAGTGGAAATGACCCCCTGAGACCCTCAGGGCCGCTTTCGGTTGCGATCCTATTGCCGCCTGTGCCGGGCTAGACCATGATGGTTACCCGGCACAGGTGCGCCAGCACTTTCCCCGCCATGTGCCCGCCTGCTCGTTCCCCCGACAGAAAATAGCGCCCCGGTCGGTAAATGCGGCCTTCGTTCAAGAACCGGTATTAAGAGCGGTTGATTCCGGCCAAAACGCCCGCGCCCACTCGGCGGTTTGCTCCGGTGCGGAAAAGGTGGCCATGTCGCCCAGCATCACCTCGAAGCCGGAGAAATCGCTGCGCACCCAGGGGGCGTAGTTGCCGCGAACGCTGAGGACTGCCCGCAGCTCCAGGTCCGCCGACCCGTCTTCCAGCAGCAGCAGCCCGAGGTTGTAGCCGTTGCGGCCGAGGCTGCGGTAGAATTTCTGGCCGCACAGAATGCCCGCGGCCAGGTCCCGCCAGTGCGAATCGGTGGTGCCGCACAGGGTGGTGACCGCGGGCAGGATCCCCCAGATTTCAAAAAAGCCTTCGGGGGCAAAAGCGGCCAGCCAGTGCCAGGCGCCGGTGGCGCCGATCAGCCGCCGGCCATCCTGTTTTTCCAGTTCGAGGTAGTCGCTGAAGAGCGGCCTGCCGAACCGCCGGCGGTATGCGGCCGTCCGGGCCTGCAAAAACCGTTGGTGGTTGGCCGGCAAGCGGTCGGCCTGGACCTGCAAATGGGGGTGCAGGAGCGATCCGCCGGCCGACGGCAGGTGGTTCTGGGTGATGGCCATGTAGACGGCCGCCGGGTCATGGGCCAGGACCCGCAAGAGGTAGTCCCGGCAGTTCAGCAGGCTGTCCACGTAGGATTGCAGGCGGGCCGTGCCGATCTCGACGAAGTGCGCGTCGTCGAAGAGGCTCACCGCCGAATAGCGGCCGTAGGGAAAGAGGTTGGGGAAAAGGGTGGAGGTCCCGCGGGTCATGCGCCCCTCGGGGCAGAGGGCGGGCGCCAGCTGCGGGGTGTCTCTGGCCAGCCGGGCGCGGCAGAAAGGGCAAGACTCGCGCTCGGCGGCAAACGGCGGCGGTGCCGGCAGGGTCGCCGTTCCCGGCTCGTTTTCCTCGGCGCGGCTGTAGGTGATCCTGCAGGTCCGGCCGGTGATCGGGCTGGTGCGGATCTCGATGGGGCGATCAGCTGCTTCCCCGGTGGGCAGGATGATGCGGGCGTGAAATGTCTCCTGTTTAAACGCCAGCATGGACGTTTTCCTTTGAGGCGGATTCGCCGAAGCCGCTGCGCAGCAACGAGTCCCGGCTGACCATGCCCTTGAAGCGCCCGTCGTCGTCGACCACCGGCAGGCGCTTGAGCGCCTTTTCGACCATCAGTCCGATGGCCTCTTCGATCAGCATCTCTTCACGCACCGTGACCAGATCGGTGGTCATGACCGCGGCGGCCCTGGTCTCCAGCAGACAGCGCTGCAGGTCGCCGCGGCAGGCGTCCTGCTGGAAGGGGTGTTTGACCTTGGCCAGCAGATGCCAGATCCCCTCCTGTTCGGGCTTGAAGAAGCGCAGCAGATCACCGTCGGAGATGAGCCCCAGCAGTTTGCCCCGGTCATCGACCACGACAACCCGCTGGATGTCGTTGTGATCGATGACTCGGATGACTTCATCCAGCGGGGTGTCGGGGGAGACGGTCTGAGTATCCCGGCGCAGGATGTCCCCCACGCGTTTCAACCGGGCGACCTCGATTTTTTGGGCGTGAAAGGCGTTCCAGTCGGGGGCCTCGCGCATCACCGTGCGGAAGATGTCGATCCGCGACAGCATCCCCGCCAGACGGCCGGTGCGATCCACCACCGGCAGCCGCTTGACGCCTTTGTCCAGCATCCGTTCCACGGCCTCCGCCAGTGGTCGGTCATCGACAATGGTGACGGCCGGGGCCGTCATGATCGCGGCGGCCTGCCGGGAGGCCAGCGACGCCAGGGCCAAATCGCGGCGCTTCTCGTCGGATGCCGCCAGCAAACCCAGGCGCAGGGGCAGGCCGCCGCGAGTGATCAGGTCCCCCTGTGTGATCACGCCGATGGGCCGATTTTGCGCGTCGACCACCGGCAACCCGGTGAAGATCGAGGAGAGCAGGACCCGCACCACCTCGTTCAGGGCGGCGCTGGCCGCGACCCTTTGGGGGTCAGGCGTCATCACATCGCGTACCCTGAGCTGCCGGGGGAAAAAGGTGTTGGGCGCCCGGTAGCTGACGACATTCAAATCACTCAGGGCGATGATGCCCTCGCCGACCATGCCATTCAGACCGTCCAGCACCCGGTCGGCCTCCGCGGCCGGAACGACGATATAAATCCGAACCGGCTGGTTGAAGGAAAGGACCTCCACGCGGGTGGTCGCCACCTCACCGCTTTCGTAGCACCCGGCGATACCGCGGGTGACGATGCAGCGCGCCGCGATTTTGAGCTCGCGGACATGCTGGATAACGGCATCCACCAGTGGCGTTTTATGGCAGCGCGCCGCCTCGCTGGTGAAAATTTCGATGGCTTTGTAATGCAACATCACGGTCCCCTATCCCAGGCCTCCCAGCCAGATTCCCAAAAAGGTCAGCGCCAGGCCGCCCGTGTTGTTGATCAGGATATTGGTCAAAGGCTGCAGCCGCAAGCCGGCACGGGCGGCAGCGGCGGTTTCCAGACAAAAAGTCGAGAAGGTCGTCAGCGCGCCCAGGTAGCCGGTGACCAGCAGCAGCCGCATGTCCGGGGTCAGAAAGCGGACGGAATCCGCCAGGCCGAATACCAGACCGATGAAGAAACAGCCCGCGAGGTTGACGATCAGCGTCCCCCAGGGAAAACTTGTACCCCAGATCCTGGCCGCCAGCAAACCGATGCCGTAGCGGCTCGCGGCCCCCAGGCTACCGCCGCACATCACCAGCACCGGCTTTTTAAGCAGCAGCAGCGATCTGCGGAAGTCCTCCGCTATGGCGTAGAAAACATCCGCGGCCGCGGTGTTCAACGCAATCAGGAGTTCAAGCCCCTCTCCCATCGGCCCCCGATTTCCGGCAACAACGAAATGAACATGGTTTAAGCCGCCGGCGGCTTTCCCTGGGCCCCAAGTCTGATACCGGCGGAAAAGACGAAAAAACCGCCAGCGGGTCCATCATTTTAGACCCCACCGGACTTCACGCGCGGCAGGAGTCATCAGCCCGACCCGGGCGGTTTATCAGGGGGACTCCATCCCCAAAATATGTCCCGATTTCTATCATCGGACATCTTAAAAAACAACCCGCAATTCGGCTGTAATGCCTTCTGTTTGATTTTCCCCGTGAATCTCAGAGCCTCGATTCCGTTTGTTTTTACCGCGTCTTGGCAATGTCTCCAGACGGCACCACGAAAAAGCGCCTATCTTTTTTTTAAAATTAGCCGATAAAACTCAAAAAAACGGCAAATTGGATGCCTTAGTACCTGCCCGGGGATTCGTGAGCAGCTGGCGGCATGGCCCAGCATTCGCAGCGACCGGTCCCAAATCACTCGGGCAGCCCATTGGAAGGAGAGCGTGCCGATGGCGACAGCGCAAGAACTCTTGAAGCGCTTTCAGGCCTTGAAAACACTGCCCCACGTTGCCATTCGTCTGTCCCGGGTGATCTCCGAGGACACCTGCACCGTCAAGGACCTCGAGGAAATCATCCGCCTTGACCCCACGCTGGTGCTGCGGTTGCTGCGCCTGGTCAACAGCCCCTACTACGCCCTGAGCGAAAAGGCCAACAGCATCGCCAGGGCCGTGATTTTCATCGGGATGAAGAACCTGCGCAACCTGGTGGTGATCGAAGCGCTCAAGGACATTTTCAAAAAAGGGGATCGGGAGGGCGTTTTCAACCGGCATCATTTGTGGCTGCACTGTGCGGCGGTCAGCATTTGCAGCCAGATGATCTCCGAGCGCATTTTCGGTCAAATGGGTGAGGATGCGTTTTTGTGCGGCATCCTCCATGACATCGGCATGATCGTGGAAGCCCAGGTGGCACCGGATTTGTTTTTTCAGGCCTGCGGGGCTTATACACCCGAGAGCGCCCCATTAATTCAACTTGAAAATGACACCGTTGGCACCGACCACAGCAAGGTGGGTTTCCTGTTGGCCGCCGACTGGAAGCTTCCCCTGGCGGTGCGCGAGGCAATCCGCGATCACCACAAGACCTTGACGGCGGTCTCTCCGGAAAGTGTTACCGGCACCGTGCAGCTTGCCGAATACATGGTCTCAAGGATCAATTATGCGGCCCTTCCCGGAATGACCGCCACCCTTTCACCGGCCTTGATCACCCACATTCATGACAACATTGAAGAGTATAAAACGTTGGCAAGAGATTTGCCGGATGAAATGGCCAAGGCAAAAGATCTTTACGCGGTGCCGGCGGAGTAACGATGGAACCCCTGGATGACATCTTCAAAGATGCGGCCTGCCCGGAGCAAACATTCAGGCCGCTTTTGCGCCTTTTGCAGGAGCATGTCCCCAAGGGACGCTTTCAGGTGGTCTTTGGCGATGGCCAAAAGGCTCCGGTCGGGGATGGGTTGGACTTGGCCGATGACATCCGCGGGCAGGTGCTGGGCAAGCTCAAAGAAAACCAGACCCGCCTGCTCCGCCACCCCGCTTGCGCTGGACGGGAGGTTTGCGCCGCCCCGCTGGAGGCCTTGGATGCCGTCTTGTTTTTTGATCTGGGCGCGGCAGATAAGGCGGCCGATGGAACGGCGACCGATCCCGCCGCCTTGGTCAGCCTGTGCATCAAGCTGTTCCTATCCCAGCGCGCGCTTTCCATGGAACGCGCTTTTTACCGCGTCCTGAAAAATCAGTTCACCCGCAAAACCCAGGTCCAGGAAACCCGCTATCGGGAAATTCTCGAGGAAACCCAACGCGGCTATCAACTCATCCAGGAGCGCGAAAAAGAGTATTCACAGCGCCTGGAGCACGATATCTCCCGGCGCACGGCCGAGCTTCGGGATACCAACCGTCAGCTTGAAGCGGCCATCGCCAGGGCCAGCGAAATGACCCAAAAAGCCCAGGTGGCGAGTATCGCCAAAGGGGAATTCCTGGCCAACATGAGCCATGAAATCAGAACCCCCCTAAACGGCATCATCGGGTTCACCGACCTGCTGCTGGAAACCGAACTGGACAAGCATCAGCTGGATTATGTCCAAACCGTCAAGCGCAGCGGCGACGGGCTGTTGTCGCTCATCAACGATATCCTCGATTTTTCCAAAATCGAGGCTGGTAAACTGGATTTCGAAAATATCGACTTTGACCCGGAGCTTTGCGTCTATGACGTCTGCGACCTGATTCGACCCAAAGTCGACCCCGAGAGGGTCGCGCTCCTCTGCCAGGTGGGCGCCCGTCTGCCCGCGCAAGTCAAGGGCGACCCCTCCCGCTTTCGGCAGGTCCTGATCAACCTCATGGGCAATGCCGCAAAATTCACCGAAACCGGCGAAATTCTGCTCACTCTGGATCTGGAAGAGGAAAGCGAAACCCGCGTCAAGCTGCATGCCAAGGTCATCGACACCGGTATCGGCATTCCGCCGGACCGGCTGTCCGCCATCTTCTGCCCCTTTGAACAGGCCGATGGCAAAACCACCCGAACCCATGGCGGCACGGGCCTGGGGCTCTCCATTTGCAAGCAGATCGCCAATTTGATGCACGGCGACGTGTGGGCCGAAAGGGGCGCCCCGGGGGGCAGCGTCTTTCACTTCAGCGCCTGGCTGGGGAAAACCGCCGGCAGCCAGAAAAACCCGACGCTGACTGCGTCAATTGCAGGCAAAAATATTTTGATCGCCAGCGATCACCCCACCCAGGCCGCCATCCTCTCGCAGCTGCTGCAATCCTCCGGCATGCGGCTGATGGCGGTGCGAAACGTGGCGGAAGCCCGGACGGCGCTGAAAGCGGCCGCCGCGGCCGGGGACGGGTTTGATGCCTGTATCGTGGATTTTAAAAACGGGTCTGAAATCGCCGACGCCCTCAACAGCTGCCTGGGTCCTGAAAGGAGGATCCCTCTGCTGGGGACGCTGACCGCCAAAACAAACGCGGCGCACGCAATCAAAGGTGCCGGCTATGACGCGGTCCTGCCAAAACCGGTTCGCCGAAACACGCTGATCGAGGTTCTGGCCGGTTTGTTGGGCGGTGCGGCAGGCGAGACGGCCACAGGCAGTTGCCTCCGCATGGCGCCGGTTGAGGGTGGTTTGAACGCCAGCCCCCAGAAACCGCTTTCAGCCCAGGTTCTGCTGGCCGAGGACAACCCGGTGAACCAGAAACTGGCCGCCCTGATGCTCACCAAAGCCGGCCACCGGGTGACGCTCGCCCAAAACGGCCGGGAGGTGCTTGACAAATTCCTGGCGTCTTCGGACCGGATCGATTTGATCTTCATGGATGTCCAAATGCCCGAGGTGGACGGGTTGGAGGCCACCCGCAGGATCAGGGAAAGCGGTTTCGATGAAATTCCGATCGTTGCCATGACGGCCAACGCGATGAAAGGCGACCGGGAAAAATGTCTGAACGCCGGGATGAACGACTTCGTCACCAAGCCGATCAAAAAGGAGATCGTGCTGGCGATGGTGTCCAAATGGGTGTGCGTCAACTCCTAAAGTGTGAGCCGGATGCTTAAAACCACAACAGACAAAGGCGCAAAAAATATATTGGTGGTGGACAATCACCCGCTGGTCATCTCGTTTATGACCCTTTTTCTGGAGAAACTTGGGCATCGGGTGATGACGGCCGCGGATGGCATCGAGGCCCTGGATGCCCTTAAAGGCTTTGTCCCCGACGTCATTTTTGTCGACCTGGTGATGCCCAATATCGGCGGGGACAAGCTTTGCCGCATCATCCGCCAGCGGCCGGAGCTTGTGCATACGTTTCTCGTGATTCTCTCCGCCATCGCCACCGAGGAAAAAGCCCGGATTTCAACTTACGGGGCCGACTGCTGCATCGCCAAAGGCCCCTTCAAGAAAATGGGCCGGCACATCAAGAAGGTGCTCGACCAGCTGGCCTCGGGAAAAGCCCACAGCCTGAAGGGCAAGGTCATCGGTCATGAGGACCTGCACGAGCGCGCCATCACCCGGGAGCTGCTCTCCTCGCGGCGGCATTTCCAGGCGACCTTGAACCATATGCAGGAAGGCATTCTGGAGCTCAACCAGAGATTCGAGATCGTTTACGCCAACCCTGCCGGGGCCCGCTTGATGGGGGTGCCCGAAGAAACTTTGCTCTCCTCAAAGTTAAGCTCCTTTTTTGCGGGCGCGGATCGCGAGCGTGTGGAACGCCTTCTGGAAAAATCCCGTACCGACGCCCCCCAGCACGTTCCCGAAGAGTCGCCGGCGACCGTAAACCAGCGCCAGGTTTCACTGGATCTTATTTGGGTGGAGGATCAGGACAGTTCGACCATCCTGACCATCGTGCGCGACATCACCCACCGCAAACAGCTTCAGGAGCGCCTGCAGCAAGCCCAGAAAATGGAGGCCATCGGCGTTTTGGCCGGCGGCATCGCGCATCAATTCAACAATGCGCTGCAGGTCATCACCGGTGGCGTGGATTTGTTGGAAATGAATTTTGCAGGCGACAAAGCGCCCATCGCGATCATCCACACGGCTATGGATCGGATGCAGGCGTTGACGCGACAACTGCTGGCCTATGCCGGCGGAGGTAACTATCTCCCCGAGCCCGCTTGCTTCAACTCCTTAATCGAAGAAACCCTCAAGCTGATAGAGAAAACCATCCCCGCGACGGTTCTGGTCCAACTGGATCTGGCGCAGGATGTTGCGCGGGTGGAAGCCGATGCCACCCAGTTGCAGATGGCCATTGCCGCCATCGTGGCCAACGCGGTTGAGGCCATCCCGGAAACCGGTCAAATACGGATTGTGACCCGAAACGAAATCCTCGACGATCCGCTCAAATCCCATTTGCCCGATTTAATGTCGGGGCGCTACGTCAGCGTGGCCATCACCGACACTGGCAAGGGCATGGACGCGGCCACACGGCAACGGCTTTTCGAGCCCTTTTTCAGTGATAAATTCCAGGGCCGCGGACTGGGCATGGCCGCCGTTTACGGTATCGTGAAAAATCACGGCGGCGGGATAGCGGTGGAATCCCACTATGGCCGGGGCACCTGCGTCCGGGTGTATCTGCCGGCAATCGGGGATTAGGCCGGCCCGAAAAGACCCCGCTCTGTAAAACAATTGTCACCTGCCCCGCCCGTGCTTGTGTTTCTCCCTCCTTTGTACGAGCCTTGATTCAAACTCACGAAAATTGATGAACCGGAAAAAAGTCAAAATCCAGACGGTTTCGAAAAAAGCTCCAAGTTACGGCGCGCAAGTCTCAGCGGCGTGAGGCGCACTTCTGTGCGCCGCAGCGAATTCGAGATGCGGCGCAACGCAGAAATTGGATTTTTTGCGGAACCGTCAAAATTCGGGAGAAACCACATGCACCCAATGCCTTTACACCCGCTCGGCACCCGGGCGAACATTCTGCTTTCCAGTGTTTTCGGGCCCTATGCCCAGGACGACGCCTTCGGCAGCCGCAAGATCAACCCCATGGAACTCTACCAGAACCAGGTCACCCGATTTCAGGGGCCTTTCTCGCTGCGGATGTTTCACCGCTCTTTCGGGTTGATGATGATCCAGGAGAATATCGACGCCCCCTGCACCCTGCTGGACTTTCCGTCCCTGGAGCGTTTTGAGGAGGAACTCCGGAAATGCGCCTACGACATCGTGGGCATCAGCGGGATCATCCCCAACCTGGGCAAGGTTCAGAAAATGTGCGCCCTGGTGCGCAAGGTATTGCCCCGGGCGACCGTGGTGGTGGGGGGGCACATCGCCAACACGCCCGCCATCGAAGCCCTGATCGATGCCGACCAAATCGTCAAAGGGGAAGGAATCCGCTGGTTCCGGTCCTTCTTGGGGCAGGATCCGAATGCCCCCGTCCGCCATATCGAAGCCTACTCGGGCTACGGGTCGCGGGTGATGGGGCACACCCTGCACGACAAGCCCGGCGACACCGCGGCGATCGTGATCCCATCGGTGGGATGTCCTCTGGGGTGCAATTTCTGTTCGACCTCCGCCCTGTTCGGCGGCAAGGGCAAGTCCATTAACTTCTATGAAACCGGTGACGAACTCTTTGAGGTGATGCGCCGCCTGGAGCGGAAACTCGACGTTCAATCCTTTTTCATCATGGATGAAAATTTCCTCTACCACCGCAAGCGCGCCCTGCGACTGCTGGAACTGATGCAAACCCACGCGAAAAGCTGGGCGCTGTATGTGTTCAGTTCCGCCCGGGTGTTGAAATCCTACACCATCGCGCAGCTGGTGGGGCTGGGGATCGCCTGGGTCTGGATGGGGCTTGAGGGCGAAGAGAGCCGTTACCAGAAACTGGCCGGCGTCGACACCCGTGAGCTGGTCAGCACGCTGCAATCCCACGGCATTCGGGTGCTGGGCTCTTCCATCATCGGCCTGGAAAACCACACCCCCGATAACATGGACGCCGTCATCGCGCACGCCATCGCCCATGACGCGGTCTTTCACCAGTTCATGCTCTACACCCCCAACCCGGGGACACCCCTCTACGAAGCCCACAAAAAAGCCGGCACCCTGCACGACCTGTCGGTCTTTCCCTACGCCGACGCCCACGGGCAGTACCGGTTCAACTACCGCCACAAACACATCCCTGACGGTCAGGAAGAAGCCTTTCTGGCCGAGGCTTTCCAGCGGGATTTCAAAACCAACGGCCCCAGCCTGTTCCGCCTGATCCGGACCCTGCTCACAGGCTGGCAGCGCTACAAGACCCACCCCGACAAGCGCATCCGCGCGCGTTTCGCCCGCGAGGCGGCCCCCTTGAAGACAACCTACGCCGGCGCCCTTTGGGCCATGGCGCACTGGTACCGCACAGATGGCCCCCTGCCGGCCCGCATCAACCGGGTTTTGAGGGAAATCTACGCCGAGTTCGGAATCGGAACCAGACTGGCCGCGGCGGTGATCGGCAGCTACCTGAGTTTCACGTTGAAACGCGAAAACCGGCGCCTGGAAAACGGCTGGACCTACGAGACGCCGTCATTTTACGAAAAAAATCGGGCGGCCCGAGCGCTCGCCAAAGCGAAGGGCGCAAGTATCCGGCAATTTTCGCAGAGCGCTGCTCTGAAAGGTCTGGCGGTCACGCGAACCGTTTCGGGTGCGTCTTTGCGGCCTTAAGGCGGATAAAAAATTCACTTGAATAAAGGATCCACCCCTAAAACAGCCTTCTTTGTTCAAAACGTCGTTCTCGGACTTCTTGGTACTTGACATATTTACGAATCATCTCGGAATCCAAACCGACTGTATCTACACAATAACCTTCGGCCCAAAAATGGTTTCCCCAATATGGACGTTTTTTCAATTCTTTGAACTTGTTGAACACCCGGATCGCTGAACGGCCTTTTACCATTCCGCAATAATCCGATACCGAAACCTTGGGAGGAATCATCACCAGCACATGCACATGGTCCGGTTGAATATTCATTTCCGCAATCTCTATTTGCTTTTGCTGGGAAAACGCCCTAATGCAATTGCCCACTTCGTGCCCAACGTTTCCCGTCAATATCCGATGACGATATTTGGGAACCCAAACAATATGGTATTGGCAGTGCCAAATTGTGTGTGATAGTTTTCTGAATCGGCTCATTGCTATCTCCTTTAGCTGATGCTGTGGGGACAACTCAGCATCGAGGTAGCAGTGAGCCGTTCAAATGGCAAAGCCTTTGAACTCTGACCATGCCCAAAGGGCATGGTTTTCTACAGCTAAATAAAAAGCGGCTCGCGGGTATTGTGAAGTGAAATGACCAGCGGGTGGTATCCCCACTGGCCGTTGTAGGAAATTTCCATACTCTGTTTGCACTCACCAATAGTGGCGCTGATGGTGCCATCCACGTTGATGGTGGCTTCACCTCGGAACACTTCGGACTGCTTTCCCCAGATGTTGCTTTGCACCGTGTTTTTAATATCCATAAATTCGCAGATGTCATCCCCTTTGAAGCGTCTCAGAAAATCGCCTGCCGTGGTGGGATCGGGATGATTTCAGCACCCAAAGCGTTAAGCCAGGCCGTGTCGTTTCGTAGCAGTTCGATATCTTGCAAGCAGCTTCCGCCGGCCAGATAACTG
Coding sequences within it:
- a CDS encoding IS1380 family transposase — translated: IGTIHQLAARSGLIEEINTRIDLLKRHLPYHESDRILNMACSYLAGGSCLQDIELLRNDTAWLNALGAEIIPIPPRQAIF